A genome region from Actinopolymorpha sp. NPDC004070 includes the following:
- a CDS encoding MFS transporter produces the protein MEPRQARGEHEHQHHEQADDAVSRQQWTWSILAGMASYLDAGSIVALGAGLALFQSYLHLSSGAVGALAAIGPNAIGCAIGAFVGGRLGDKLGRKRIYKYDLLVYALGILCIALAFNAPMLFVGTLVVGIAVGADVPTSLALVAEFSPAKARGKLLGFTQVAWGAGPLIVLILAYLLAPLDLLGIRIVFLHLFVVALVTWALRRRLTESPRWQSASEAGKDSKDSKAGKSGGQVPPHHRVRALFSGANLRALLWTATIYVFWNLAAGTGGIFTPYIIKTLHAGSQAASVALSAVGFAIGMIATPLLFMKYADHSHEVRRIMWGVGGVMQVVAYGAYLVFPFTVPVIILNIVLFAVGGALAGEAFYKVFSQELFPTMLRGTAQGFTFGVARTCLGVWSLFVPALASAGIRPVAALLALFLLISAAVGYFFMPNTSGKSLEQIESERSPVS, from the coding sequence GTGGAACCACGACAGGCGCGCGGTGAGCACGAGCACCAGCACCACGAGCAGGCGGACGACGCCGTCAGCCGCCAGCAGTGGACGTGGTCGATTCTGGCCGGCATGGCGTCCTACCTGGACGCCGGCTCGATCGTCGCCCTCGGTGCCGGACTCGCGTTGTTCCAAAGTTATCTGCACCTGAGCAGTGGTGCGGTGGGAGCGCTGGCCGCGATCGGTCCGAACGCCATCGGCTGTGCGATCGGCGCGTTCGTCGGTGGCCGGCTCGGCGACAAGCTCGGCCGCAAACGCATCTACAAGTACGACCTGCTGGTGTACGCGCTCGGTATCCTGTGCATCGCGCTGGCGTTCAACGCGCCGATGCTGTTCGTCGGAACCCTGGTGGTCGGCATCGCCGTGGGCGCCGACGTGCCCACCTCGCTCGCCCTGGTGGCTGAGTTCTCCCCGGCGAAGGCGCGCGGCAAGCTGCTCGGCTTCACCCAGGTCGCGTGGGGAGCCGGTCCGCTGATCGTGCTGATCCTCGCGTACCTGCTTGCGCCGCTGGACCTGCTGGGCATCCGGATCGTCTTCCTGCACCTGTTCGTCGTCGCCCTGGTCACCTGGGCACTGCGCCGGCGGCTCACCGAGTCCCCGCGCTGGCAGTCGGCCTCCGAGGCCGGCAAGGACAGCAAGGACAGCAAGGCCGGCAAGTCCGGCGGGCAGGTGCCGCCGCACCACCGGGTGCGGGCGTTGTTCAGCGGCGCCAACCTGCGGGCGCTGCTGTGGACGGCGACCATCTACGTGTTCTGGAACCTCGCCGCGGGCACGGGCGGGATCTTCACGCCGTACATCATCAAGACGTTGCACGCGGGCAGCCAGGCGGCCAGCGTCGCGTTGTCCGCGGTGGGGTTCGCGATCGGGATGATCGCCACGCCGTTGCTGTTCATGAAGTACGCCGACCACTCCCACGAGGTGCGGCGGATCATGTGGGGCGTCGGCGGTGTCATGCAGGTGGTGGCGTACGGCGCCTACCTGGTGTTCCCGTTCACCGTGCCGGTGATCATCCTCAACATCGTGTTGTTCGCCGTGGGTGGCGCGCTGGCCGGCGAGGCGTTCTACAAGGTGTTCAGCCAGGAGCTGTTCCCGACCATGTTGCGGGGTACGGCGCAGGGCTTCACCTTCGGCGTCGCGCGTACCTGCCTGGGCGTGTGGAGCCTGTTCGTCCCCGCGCTCGCGAGTGCGGGGATCCGTCCGGTCGCGGCGTTGCTGGCGCTGTTCTTGTTGATCAGTGCCGCCGTGGGGTACTTCTTCATGCCCAACACGTCCGGGAAGTCCCTGGAGCAGATCGAGTCCGAGCGCTCTCCCGTGTCCTGA
- a CDS encoding pentapeptide repeat-containing protein: protein MRYGGTRAVVLCVVLVALAGGLVACGSGSHGRNCPRAQAGPDLSGRTLPGTSLSRRTMRCANLEGATLDDQRVSRATLRRANLHRASLTAARLSHVDLSGADLTDADLETATLRGVDLGAADLRRAGLRGANLAAVGLIRARLNAADLSQSVLARTDATGADLRDADLSGARFVDSDLTGARLEDADLTDTVWSDVVCPDGSRSSGQPQTCVGHLEPAG, encoded by the coding sequence GTGCGGTACGGGGGAACGCGTGCGGTGGTGCTGTGTGTCGTACTCGTGGCACTCGCCGGCGGGCTCGTGGCCTGCGGGTCCGGCAGCCACGGACGCAACTGTCCCCGCGCCCAGGCCGGCCCCGATCTGTCCGGCAGAACGCTGCCCGGCACCTCGCTCAGCCGCCGGACGATGCGCTGCGCGAACCTCGAAGGTGCGACCCTCGACGACCAGCGCGTCAGCCGGGCGACGCTGCGCCGGGCCAACCTGCACCGGGCGAGCCTGACCGCCGCGAGACTCAGCCACGTCGACCTGTCCGGTGCCGACCTCACCGACGCCGACCTTGAGACGGCGACGCTGCGAGGCGTCGACCTGGGGGCCGCGGATCTGCGCCGGGCCGGCCTGCGCGGCGCCAACCTCGCGGCCGTGGGGTTGATCCGGGCACGCCTGAACGCCGCGGACCTGAGCCAGTCGGTGCTCGCCCGGACGGACGCGACGGGAGCGGACCTGCGCGACGCCGACCTGTCCGGCGCCCGGTTCGTCGACTCCGACCTCACCGGCGCGCGGTTGGAGGACGCCGACCTCACCGACACCGTGTGGTCGGACGTGGTGTGCCCGGACGGCTCACGCTCATCCGGGCAACCACAGACCTGCGTCGGCCACCTCGAACCCGCCGGGTGA
- a CDS encoding Gfo/Idh/MocA family oxidoreductase — protein sequence MTKPRLGVVGTGWWATTAHLPALAAHPGAELAAVCEPKSERAREVAARFGVPHVFADVADLLAADVVDGLVIATPHTTHHALAKAALEAGVHVLVEKPLTTSAADAFDLVDLAESRGLHLTVGYTYHHTPAATFVRDAVREEIGDLVCVAAQFNSATQSLFGGGDDPGEADVPHPTTYADPASSGGGQGHTQVTHLMGAVTWTTGREVEEVFCYQDARGLPVDLVDVMAFRFAGGGLGTVTSTGTAVDGQPPRHRIHYDGTRGTVFHDLATGAATLVRSGGQRVECPAPSEGPAYPTGAPARAFAELLAGRGTNRAPGDLAAATVAFLDAAYRSAASGRAERVPRRGDAAH from the coding sequence ATGACGAAGCCGCGCCTGGGAGTGGTCGGCACCGGCTGGTGGGCGACGACAGCGCACCTCCCCGCACTGGCTGCCCATCCCGGTGCCGAGCTGGCGGCGGTCTGCGAGCCGAAATCCGAACGGGCCCGGGAGGTCGCCGCGCGGTTCGGCGTACCTCACGTCTTCGCCGACGTCGCCGACCTGCTCGCCGCCGATGTCGTCGACGGCCTGGTGATCGCCACCCCGCACACCACCCACCACGCGCTCGCGAAGGCCGCGCTGGAAGCCGGCGTGCACGTGCTGGTGGAGAAGCCGCTCACCACCAGCGCGGCCGACGCGTTCGACCTCGTCGACCTCGCGGAGTCGCGTGGGCTGCATCTCACCGTCGGCTACACCTACCACCACACTCCGGCGGCCACGTTCGTGCGCGACGCGGTGCGGGAGGAGATCGGTGATCTCGTCTGCGTCGCCGCGCAGTTCAACTCCGCCACCCAGTCGCTGTTCGGTGGTGGCGACGACCCGGGCGAGGCGGACGTGCCGCACCCAACGACGTACGCCGACCCGGCCAGCTCCGGCGGCGGGCAGGGCCACACCCAGGTGACGCACCTGATGGGCGCGGTCACCTGGACGACGGGCCGCGAGGTCGAGGAGGTGTTCTGTTACCAGGACGCCCGCGGGCTGCCCGTCGACCTGGTGGACGTGATGGCGTTCCGGTTCGCCGGCGGCGGCCTGGGGACCGTCACCTCGACCGGGACCGCCGTGGACGGTCAACCGCCCCGGCACCGCATCCACTACGACGGCACCCGCGGCACGGTGTTCCACGACCTCGCCACCGGCGCGGCCACCCTGGTGCGTTCGGGCGGCCAGCGGGTGGAGTGCCCGGCGCCGAGTGAGGGTCCGGCGTACCCGACGGGTGCACCGGCACGGGCGTTCGCCGAACTGCTCGCCGGACGCGGCACCAACCGCGCACCCGGTGACCTGGCGGCCGCCACCGTGGCGTTCCTGGACGCGGCGTACCGTTCGGCGGCGTCAGGGCGCGCCGAACGCGTGCCACGCCGAGGAGACGCCGCGCACTGA
- a CDS encoding FG-GAP-like repeat-containing protein: MSIAACLSVVVLAAVVIAPPAAGSTTTATPAATPAATPSPRPAAVARSNDFDGDGFVDLALGSQATVSGFPFAGMVPIVYGTGTTLNPSRRQRIDESLSWVPGTPQQDEGFGSTLASADFNFDGFADLAVCAPTETEAGFGGVGALYVLFGSSSGLSRASRVISNCDEVTTGRFNGDGLPDLAVLGDQPKVMYGSATLSNPGGIVLKNFGATGGALFGRAALASGDLNHDGFSDVAYTVSRTRGVVLQVYFGGAGGLGSSPSQLIATSLSTAASIGDINGDGFGDLAVGSPTEPVGAHDLAGQVRVWYGSATGLNVSRGVTVINQDSPGVPGGPEAGDYFGYSVALGDATGDGRADLAIGVPFEDIGTTLDAGFATVILGAAGGLNLATAKAYQQGTGGVPGTVRAGNEFGWAMVFRDFNRDNRADLVISAVGTNANQGLTMVLTGTPSGVGGPGVFPVLTPQTLAFPVPARAFFGVSISR; the protein is encoded by the coding sequence GTGTCAATCGCGGCTTGCCTGTCGGTGGTGGTGCTCGCGGCAGTGGTGATCGCCCCGCCGGCAGCGGGTTCCACGACCACCGCGACACCGGCTGCCACACCCGCCGCCACACCGTCGCCTCGTCCTGCCGCCGTGGCCCGGTCCAACGACTTCGACGGCGACGGCTTCGTCGACCTCGCTCTCGGCTCGCAGGCGACCGTCTCCGGGTTCCCGTTCGCCGGGATGGTTCCCATCGTCTACGGCACTGGCACCACGCTCAACCCGTCCAGGCGGCAGCGCATCGACGAGTCGCTGTCCTGGGTGCCGGGCACACCGCAGCAGGACGAGGGTTTCGGGTCCACGCTCGCCTCGGCCGACTTCAACTTCGACGGGTTCGCCGACCTGGCCGTGTGCGCGCCCACCGAGACGGAGGCCGGATTCGGGGGAGTCGGGGCGCTCTACGTCCTGTTCGGCTCGTCGTCGGGGCTGTCGCGCGCCTCGCGCGTCATCTCCAACTGCGACGAGGTGACGACCGGAAGGTTCAACGGGGACGGCCTCCCCGACCTCGCGGTTCTCGGCGACCAGCCCAAGGTGATGTACGGAAGCGCAACGCTGAGCAATCCCGGTGGCATCGTGCTGAAGAACTTCGGGGCCACCGGCGGAGCCCTGTTCGGGCGCGCCGCGCTCGCGTCCGGTGATCTCAACCACGACGGTTTCTCCGACGTCGCCTACACCGTCTCCCGTACGCGTGGGGTGGTCCTGCAGGTCTACTTCGGCGGCGCCGGCGGCCTCGGCAGCTCGCCGTCGCAGCTGATCGCCACGTCACTGTCCACCGCTGCCTCGATCGGCGACATCAACGGCGACGGCTTCGGCGACCTGGCGGTGGGCAGCCCCACCGAGCCGGTGGGTGCGCATGATCTCGCCGGGCAGGTGCGTGTCTGGTACGGCAGTGCAACCGGCCTCAACGTCAGCCGTGGCGTCACGGTGATCAACCAGGACTCACCCGGAGTGCCGGGCGGCCCCGAGGCGGGTGACTACTTCGGCTACAGCGTCGCGCTCGGCGACGCCACTGGCGACGGCCGGGCCGACCTCGCGATCGGGGTGCCGTTCGAGGACATCGGCACGACGCTCGACGCGGGATTCGCGACCGTGATCCTCGGTGCCGCCGGCGGCCTGAACCTCGCGACGGCCAAGGCCTACCAGCAGGGCACCGGGGGTGTCCCGGGCACCGTGCGTGCGGGCAACGAGTTCGGCTGGGCGATGGTGTTCCGGGACTTCAACCGGGACAACCGCGCGGATCTGGTCATCTCGGCGGTGGGAACTAACGCCAACCAGGGATTGACAATGGTGCTGACCGGGACCCCCTCCGGGGTGGGCGGTCCCGGTGTGTTCCCGGTGCTGACGCCGCAGACGCTGGCGTTCCCGGTGCCGGCACGGGCGTTCTTCGGCGTCTCGATCTCCAGGTAG
- a CDS encoding LLM class flavin-dependent oxidoreductase, with protein sequence MQFSVTTGAAGPGLDPAGLARLAAQAERAGWDAFFLEDYLVYQGQADVPTYDPWVCLAAMAMATSRIRLGTTVTPLPRRRPWKLASEAVSLDVLSAGRLILGVGGGDGNEPGFAAVGEPAHPRERAERVDEGLAIVAGLWTGRPVHHDGSHYRVDGLRYAAVPVQRPRIPIWIGGDLLAPGVRRRIARWDGCCAYKGPPQASDGPLTPADVRELLEFVAGERGHLDGFDVKVSGIDDPDGIAALADAGATWWGHWLAPGDPARVEDAIMAGPPRA encoded by the coding sequence ATGCAGTTTTCGGTGACGACAGGAGCGGCCGGGCCCGGACTCGACCCGGCCGGACTGGCCCGGCTGGCCGCACAGGCCGAGCGAGCCGGCTGGGACGCGTTCTTTCTGGAGGACTACCTCGTCTACCAGGGGCAGGCGGACGTGCCGACCTACGATCCGTGGGTCTGCCTGGCCGCGATGGCGATGGCCACCAGCCGGATCCGGCTCGGCACGACCGTCACGCCACTCCCCCGGCGCAGGCCCTGGAAGCTCGCCAGTGAAGCGGTGTCGCTGGACGTGCTGTCGGCCGGCCGGCTGATCCTCGGAGTCGGTGGCGGCGACGGAAACGAACCCGGCTTCGCAGCGGTCGGTGAGCCGGCGCACCCGCGCGAACGAGCCGAGCGCGTCGACGAGGGGTTGGCGATCGTCGCCGGGTTGTGGACCGGACGGCCTGTTCACCACGACGGCTCGCACTACCGGGTCGACGGGCTGCGATATGCCGCCGTTCCGGTCCAGCGGCCGCGCATCCCGATCTGGATCGGTGGCGACCTGCTGGCTCCTGGCGTTCGCCGCCGGATCGCCCGGTGGGACGGCTGCTGCGCCTACAAGGGTCCGCCGCAGGCGAGTGACGGACCGCTCACGCCCGCCGACGTCCGCGAGCTGCTGGAGTTCGTCGCCGGGGAGCGCGGACACCTCGACGGGTTCGACGTGAAGGTCAGTGGCATCGACGATCCGGACGGGATCGCCGCCCTCGCCGATGCCGGCGCGACCTGGTGGGGCCACTGGCTGGCGCCCGGCGACCCCGCCAGGGTCGAGGACGCGATCATGGCGGGACCACCGCGGGCGTGA
- a CDS encoding glycoside hydrolase family 76 protein, producing MSRTPSRSSHLLPRMLAAAGTLALGFGVVTGTAAAAPQPVRVAPAHPAAKAVTAAQLPVATLAAPVCGTLCDGAPVTQAREDRLADGATIYGRSIELHMSDLDAMGWASINNGDPTDEVWLDRSYDGGKTVADTKLGDATIPAGKRGTTTAMFNVNDPDNRRTGVLRACGKAGNRDDVRCTAWTGVERPSTQGTPTKRAVEALVKLYNRDTGLWKTTGWWNSANALTAVLDYQLATGDRSYDWIVANTYDKNLHAQGGNFTNDYVDDTGWWALAWIRAYDLTGQQRYLETAKFDVDYMWSTRDDVCGGGVVWNVNQRYKNAVTNELFVKAAASLHNRMPGDSEYLDRALNIWQWFRASGMINADNLINDGLDGTTCQNNGGTTWTYNQGIVLGALTELAAATKDHSYLTQARELADASTGSEFLNPDGVLTEPCEANGCGADGPTFKGVYVRNLGELNAALRGRPYQRYLQRQATVSYLRDRNRFDQYGVHWAGPIEAISGATQQSATEAQIAPLSGRGPAKG from the coding sequence GTGTCCAGAACACCGTCCCGGTCATCCCACCTGTTGCCGCGGATGCTGGCTGCGGCCGGCACGCTCGCGCTCGGGTTCGGAGTTGTGACCGGCACCGCCGCGGCGGCGCCGCAACCGGTCCGCGTGGCGCCCGCGCACCCGGCGGCGAAGGCGGTCACGGCCGCCCAGCTCCCGGTCGCGACCCTCGCCGCCCCGGTCTGCGGGACGCTGTGCGACGGTGCTCCGGTGACCCAAGCGCGCGAAGACCGGTTGGCCGACGGAGCGACCATCTACGGACGCTCGATCGAGCTGCACATGTCCGACCTGGACGCGATGGGCTGGGCGAGCATCAACAACGGCGACCCCACCGACGAAGTGTGGCTGGACCGGTCCTACGACGGCGGGAAGACGGTCGCCGACACCAAGCTCGGCGACGCGACCATCCCCGCGGGCAAGCGCGGCACCACCACCGCGATGTTCAACGTGAACGACCCGGACAACCGGCGCACCGGCGTACTCCGCGCCTGCGGCAAGGCCGGCAACCGCGACGACGTGCGGTGCACCGCCTGGACCGGCGTGGAACGCCCGAGCACCCAGGGGACACCGACCAAGCGTGCGGTGGAGGCGCTGGTCAAGCTCTACAACCGGGACACCGGGCTGTGGAAGACCACCGGCTGGTGGAACTCCGCGAACGCGCTGACCGCCGTCCTCGACTACCAGCTGGCCACCGGCGACCGGTCCTACGACTGGATCGTCGCCAACACCTACGACAAGAACCTGCACGCCCAGGGCGGCAACTTCACCAACGACTACGTCGACGACACCGGCTGGTGGGCGCTGGCGTGGATCAGGGCGTACGACCTGACCGGGCAGCAGCGCTACCTGGAGACGGCGAAGTTCGACGTCGACTACATGTGGAGCACCCGAGACGACGTCTGCGGCGGCGGTGTGGTGTGGAACGTCAACCAGCGTTACAAGAACGCCGTCACCAACGAGCTGTTCGTCAAGGCCGCGGCGAGTCTGCACAACCGCATGCCCGGTGACAGCGAGTACCTCGACCGGGCGCTGAACATCTGGCAGTGGTTCCGGGCCAGCGGGATGATCAACGCCGACAACCTGATCAACGACGGCCTGGACGGCACGACCTGCCAGAACAACGGCGGAACGACCTGGACCTACAACCAGGGCATCGTGCTCGGGGCCCTGACCGAGCTGGCGGCGGCGACGAAGGACCACTCCTACCTCACCCAGGCGCGCGAGCTCGCCGACGCCTCGACCGGCAGTGAGTTCCTCAATCCCGACGGCGTGCTGACCGAGCCGTGCGAGGCGAACGGCTGCGGCGCGGACGGGCCGACGTTCAAGGGTGTCTACGTCCGCAACCTCGGTGAGCTGAACGCGGCGCTGCGCGGCCGGCCCTACCAGCGGTACCTCCAGCGCCAGGCCACCGTGTCGTACCTGCGTGACCGCAACCGCTTCGACCAGTACGGCGTGCACTGGGCCGGGCCGATCGAGGCGATCAGCGGAGCCACCCAGCAGAGCGCGACCGAGGCGCAGATCGCGCCGCTGTCGGGACGCGGGCCCGCCAAGGGCTGA
- a CDS encoding DUF402 domain-containing protein — translation MPYASRASYASFTAGDDLLLEFRKWPAALHYRVTAVFLAADGTGAWIGGRKGHPVDRGLGQPPNVVSEDWVSFLPYGLGWAARWYAGRAEAGRASRYSCYVDITTPAQVDDGGVVHLVDLDLDVVRTWDGAVEVVDVDEFEEHRLVLGYPEAIVKAALRSAAEVREAMTSGSPPFDGEAAGRRVSSFTAYDDFRLRHSDARLP, via the coding sequence ATGCCGTACGCCTCCCGCGCCTCGTACGCGTCCTTCACCGCCGGCGACGACCTGCTCCTCGAGTTCCGCAAGTGGCCGGCGGCGCTGCACTACCGGGTGACAGCGGTGTTCCTCGCCGCGGACGGGACCGGTGCCTGGATCGGCGGAAGGAAGGGCCATCCCGTGGACCGCGGGCTGGGGCAGCCCCCGAACGTCGTCTCCGAGGACTGGGTCTCCTTCCTTCCGTACGGACTGGGCTGGGCAGCGCGGTGGTACGCCGGGAGGGCCGAAGCCGGCCGCGCCTCGCGTTACTCCTGCTACGTCGACATCACCACCCCTGCCCAGGTGGACGACGGTGGAGTGGTGCACCTGGTCGACCTGGACCTCGACGTCGTACGTACGTGGGACGGTGCGGTGGAGGTCGTGGACGTGGACGAGTTCGAGGAGCATCGCCTCGTGCTCGGCTACCCGGAGGCCATCGTCAAGGCGGCCTTGCGATCGGCCGCCGAGGTGCGGGAGGCCATGACGTCCGGGAGTCCTCCCTTCGACGGGGAGGCGGCCGGCAGGAGAGTTTCGTCATTCACGGCGTACGACGATTTTCGGCTGCGACACTCGGACGCACGGTTGCCATGA
- a CDS encoding aldo/keto reductase: MTIPARTLGRSGISVSPIGFGCWAIGGPAFRDGNPIGWGKVDDNESVAAIEAALDAGVTFFDTANVYGAGHSERVLARALAGKRDRVVIATKFGNLIDEGAQQAIGRDASPSSIRAQCDESLARLDTDVIDLYQFHIGDYDLEQAEDVVATLEELVQLGKIRSFGWSTDDPQRAAVFARSEHCAAIQLHANVIDDNPEMVKLIESENLAGINRGPLAMGALTGKFNRDTKFADDDVRRRFDFAGKEGRTLDALEHIRDVLTSGGRTLAQGALGWLLARSEAFVPIPGIRTVAQAQDNAGALQHGPLSAEQMAEIDTALKSLSLR, translated from the coding sequence ATGACGATCCCCGCACGTACCCTCGGCCGCTCCGGCATCTCCGTGAGCCCGATCGGCTTCGGCTGCTGGGCGATCGGAGGCCCGGCGTTCCGCGACGGCAACCCGATCGGCTGGGGGAAGGTCGACGACAACGAGTCGGTGGCCGCGATCGAGGCCGCCCTGGACGCCGGGGTGACCTTCTTCGACACCGCGAACGTCTATGGCGCGGGCCACAGCGAGCGCGTCCTGGCCCGGGCGCTGGCCGGCAAGCGGGACCGGGTGGTGATCGCCACGAAGTTCGGCAACCTGATCGACGAGGGCGCCCAGCAGGCCATCGGACGGGACGCCTCCCCCTCCTCGATCCGCGCGCAGTGCGACGAGAGCCTGGCGCGGCTCGACACCGACGTGATCGACCTCTACCAGTTCCACATCGGCGACTACGACCTCGAGCAGGCCGAGGACGTCGTGGCGACTTTGGAGGAGCTGGTCCAGCTCGGCAAGATCCGGTCGTTCGGCTGGAGCACCGACGACCCGCAGCGGGCGGCGGTCTTCGCTCGCAGCGAGCACTGCGCCGCGATCCAGCTGCACGCGAACGTCATCGACGACAACCCCGAGATGGTGAAGCTGATCGAGTCGGAGAACCTCGCCGGCATCAACCGCGGGCCGCTGGCGATGGGCGCGCTGACCGGGAAGTTCAACCGGGACACGAAGTTCGCCGACGACGACGTACGCCGGCGGTTCGACTTCGCCGGCAAGGAGGGGCGCACGCTGGACGCGCTGGAGCACATCCGCGACGTGCTCACCTCCGGTGGCCGTACCCTCGCCCAGGGCGCGCTCGGCTGGCTGCTCGCCCGCAGCGAGGCGTTCGTGCCGATTCCCGGCATCCGCACGGTGGCCCAGGCTCAGGACAACGCCGGCGCGCTCCAGCACGGTCCACTGTCCGCTGAGCAGATGGCCGAGATCGACACCGCGCTGAAGTCGCTGTCCCTGCGCTGA
- the rhmD gene encoding L-rhamnonate dehydratase codes for MTADRIVDVRTSFVRAESAEKSPVRQDGGDREPVRRDHWLGGKVANPMTKYAEFRDNRDAGIGAADGGTVVVEVESESGAVGVSTTAGLATAAVISQHLARLVIGERASAHTRTWDRMFSSTLRYGRKGLVLHAISAVDLAIWDLHGKVVGEPVHALLGGRIRDAVQVYATGPRPETAARLGFAGAKLPLVWGPSEGEAGFRNNVALAREARDAVPADFPLMYDCWMALDVDYAVRLAHAVEPLGFTWIEEPLPPDDYAGLRRIRDRMPPTMTLNTGEHEYTANGFRLLCEAGVDVIQPDLGWCGGMTEVLRIAAVARVYGVRVIPHTCGMPNYHFVVTQPGGDLAEFPVLSADGEQLAPQHAPLLLGEDVPDKGWLTVGEKPGFGLALDPDVTLVPAVPAVPGVAR; via the coding sequence GTGACAGCTGACCGCATCGTCGACGTACGTACGTCGTTCGTCCGCGCCGAGAGCGCTGAGAAGTCTCCCGTTCGCCAGGACGGTGGTGACCGGGAGCCGGTCCGGCGCGACCACTGGCTGGGCGGCAAGGTCGCCAACCCGATGACGAAGTACGCCGAGTTCCGGGACAACCGCGACGCGGGCATCGGTGCCGCCGACGGGGGCACTGTCGTGGTGGAGGTCGAGTCGGAGTCCGGCGCGGTCGGTGTCTCCACGACGGCCGGACTCGCGACGGCGGCGGTCATCTCCCAGCACCTTGCCCGGCTGGTGATCGGTGAACGCGCGAGCGCACACACGCGCACGTGGGACCGGATGTTCTCCAGCACCCTGCGGTACGGTCGGAAAGGCCTTGTGCTGCACGCGATCTCGGCGGTCGACCTGGCGATCTGGGACCTGCACGGCAAGGTCGTCGGCGAGCCCGTGCACGCGTTGCTCGGTGGCCGGATCCGCGATGCGGTCCAGGTCTATGCGACCGGTCCGAGGCCGGAAACCGCGGCCCGGCTGGGGTTCGCGGGCGCCAAGCTCCCGTTGGTGTGGGGCCCGTCGGAGGGTGAGGCAGGGTTCCGGAACAACGTCGCCCTGGCCCGGGAGGCCCGTGATGCTGTGCCGGCCGACTTCCCGTTGATGTACGACTGCTGGATGGCGCTGGACGTCGACTACGCCGTCCGGCTCGCGCACGCTGTCGAGCCGCTGGGCTTCACCTGGATCGAGGAACCGCTGCCACCCGACGACTACGCCGGCCTGCGCCGCATCCGGGACCGGATGCCGCCGACGATGACGTTGAACACCGGCGAACACGAGTACACCGCGAACGGTTTCCGGTTGCTCTGCGAGGCGGGAGTGGACGTCATCCAGCCCGACCTCGGCTGGTGCGGTGGAATGACGGAGGTGCTGCGGATCGCCGCGGTGGCCCGCGTGTACGGCGTACGGGTGATTCCGCACACGTGCGGCATGCCCAACTACCACTTCGTGGTGACCCAGCCTGGCGGTGACCTGGCGGAGTTCCCGGTGCTGTCCGCCGACGGTGAGCAACTGGCACCCCAGCACGCCCCACTGCTGCTCGGTGAGGACGTTCCTGACAAGGGCTGGTTGACGGTGGGCGAGAAGCCCGGCTTCGGGCTGGCGCTCGATCCGGACGTGACGCTTGTGCCGGCCGTGCCCGCCGTGCCCGGAGTGGCGCGATGA